A genomic window from Silene latifolia isolate original U9 population chromosome Y, ASM4854445v1, whole genome shotgun sequence includes:
- the LOC141630518 gene encoding uncharacterized protein LOC141630518 — protein MVTTATGASKEACMCKGFGSTLTGAALQWFVGLPNGTISSFADLVNAFNQQFSSSRRTPKQPSDLYRIVQEIGESIKDYVTRFNAEKVSIQGCDMSMAINAFRQGLDKESNLYKELTMIAEALRGLGDQVRWPKPPTQDRPNDDRDSSKRCKWHQDIGHRTEDCYKLRKEVKFQLRRGNLDHLLSRGGKQDRREAENQVLSSAPPVCTKIINVIPGGSELSGLTYSAAKRKATGSKGDHPQTSYRVSQSNLPPVTFDKSNIESGAEQHDDALTITLSIGNCTVRKALVDTGSSVNLIMLETLKTMGFNKENLTKKSVPLVGFSGETAHSVGEITIPTYIEGVNKLVRYLVIEGPTTYNVILGRPWLH, from the exons ATGGTTACCACTGCCACAGGAGCCTCAAAAGAGGCatgtatgtgtaaaggatttggttCGACCCTAACCGGAGCAGCACTACAATGGTTTGTTGGCTTGCCTAACGGGACCATATCTTCATTCGCCGATTTGGTCAACGCATTCAATCAGCAGTTCTCCAGCAGCCGGAGAACACCAAAGCAGCCAAGTGATCTGTATAGGATCGTTCAGGAAATAGGTGAGTCTATCAAGGATTACGTCACTAGGTTCAATGCAGAGAAAGTTTCAATCCAAGGCTGCGATATGTCCATGGCCATCAACGCCTTCAGGCAGGGCTTGGATAAAGagtcaaacctctacaaagaattaACGAT GATTGCTGAAGCGTTGAGAGGCCTAGGTGATCAGGTTAGGTGGCCAAAGCCTCCCACTCAGGATCGACCCAACGACGACAGGGACAGCAGCAAGAGATGCAAATGGCATCAAGACATAGGTCACAGGACAGAAGACTGCTACAAGTTGCGAAAGGAGGTAAAGTTCCAGCTACGCAGGGGAAACTTggaccacctgttatcacgtgggggcaagcaggatAGGAGAGAAGCAGAAAATCAGGTGCTTTCTTCTGCTCCACCCGTATGCACAAAGATTATTAACGTGATACCAGGCGGATCCGAGCTATCAGGTTTAACATATTCCGCCGCTAAGAGGAAAGCCACCGGAAGCAAAGGAGATCATCCACAAACTTCATACAGAGTAAGCCAAAGCAATTTACCCCCAGTAACCTTCGACAAAAGCAACATAGAAAGCGGCGCAGAGCAACACGACGATGCCCTAACTATAACGTTGTCCATTGGCAATTGCACCGTGCGAAAAGCATTAGTGGATACAGGGAGTTCTGTGAACCTCATCATGCTTGAAACCCTCAAAACCATGGGTTTTAATAAAGAGAACCTGACAAAGAAATCTGTGCCCCTGGTGGGATTCAGTGGTGAGACTGCGCATTCAGTAGGTGAGATAACCATCCCAACATATATTGAAGGAGTTAATAAACTAGTGAGATACCTAGTCATTGAGGGTCCAACCACCTACAACgtgatactaggaagaccatggctgcatTAG